One part of the Myxococcaceae bacterium genome encodes these proteins:
- the ysxC gene encoding ribosome biogenesis GTP-binding protein YsxC, producing the protein MEDLKLEKARFILSAPSVALLPQDGLPEMAVVGRSNVGKSSFLNYLANQKTLARVSKTPGRTQALNVFEARLKDLELRILDLPGLGYAQLSLEERSRLSDLISDYLNDRQPLKMVIHLLDCRRDPIAEDIRLSRQLRSHVDQYQAVLTKIDQIPVSKRKEARLRISQALQISVDDCLTVSAHSNLGRFEILETIYGLMAPGRKPNLYSI; encoded by the coding sequence ATGGAAGATCTTAAGCTTGAAAAAGCGCGTTTTATTTTATCGGCACCCTCGGTTGCCTTACTTCCTCAAGACGGCCTTCCTGAGATGGCTGTCGTCGGACGCTCGAATGTAGGAAAATCTTCCTTCTTAAACTACCTTGCCAACCAAAAAACTTTGGCTCGAGTTTCTAAGACGCCAGGGAGAACTCAGGCCTTAAATGTTTTTGAAGCCAGGCTCAAAGATTTGGAGCTGCGAATTCTCGATCTGCCCGGGCTCGGATACGCCCAACTCTCGCTCGAAGAGCGAAGCCGACTTTCGGACTTAATCTCAGATTATCTGAACGATCGGCAACCTCTCAAAATGGTGATTCACTTGCTAGACTGCCGACGCGATCCCATAGCCGAAGATATCCGCCTCAGTAGGCAACTTCGCAGCCACGTTGACCAGTATCAAGCGGTTTTGACCAAAATTGACCAAATTCCGGTCTCAAAACGCAAAGAAGCTCGTTTGAGAATTAGCCAAGCGCTCCAAATCTCAGTCGATGACTGCCTCACTGTTTCGGCTCATTCCAATTTAGGACGTTTTGAGATCCTCGAAACGATTTACGGGCTCATGGCCCCGGGCCGTAAGCCGAATCTATATTCAATCTAA
- a CDS encoding 1-acyl-sn-glycerol-3-phosphate acyltransferase, producing MPPIVFEPQRFRGLKPSYWYAFKMAWIALSESFYCVAESKLRSLSLQESEKHVRRFSERLLQATHTRLEVNGLEHIQPKQSYVLMSNHASMMDIPVLLCAFPSILRMVAKQILFRVPFLGGAMSQAGFIPIDRKNLKIAKQQLEEAKTRLQEGISVWIAPEGTRSISGELLPFKKGGFHVALSLGTPILPVWIEGADNVMRADSIRVCPSQTVRVTFGEPILTQGFGIERIDDLIREVRGSLVRLAVRFD from the coding sequence ATGCCACCGATCGTTTTTGAACCGCAAAGGTTCCGTGGCCTAAAGCCAAGTTATTGGTATGCTTTCAAGATGGCTTGGATAGCGTTGTCGGAGTCTTTTTATTGTGTGGCTGAATCAAAACTACGAAGCCTAAGTTTGCAGGAGTCTGAAAAACACGTTCGACGTTTTTCGGAACGCTTGCTGCAAGCGACTCATACTCGGCTGGAAGTCAATGGGCTGGAGCATATTCAGCCTAAGCAGTCCTATGTGCTGATGTCAAACCATGCATCTATGATGGATATCCCTGTGCTTCTTTGTGCGTTCCCGTCGATTCTTCGAATGGTCGCGAAGCAGATTCTGTTCCGAGTGCCTTTCTTAGGAGGCGCGATGTCGCAAGCGGGGTTTATCCCCATTGATCGAAAGAATCTCAAAATTGCGAAACAGCAGTTGGAGGAGGCTAAAACAAGGCTTCAAGAAGGAATCAGTGTTTGGATCGCGCCAGAGGGAACTCGGAGCATTTCAGGGGAGCTTTTGCCTTTTAAAAAAGGAGGCTTTCATGTCGCCTTGTCTCTTGGAACTCCGATCTTGCCGGTTTGGATCGAAGGAGCCGATAACGTGATGCGAGCCGATTCGATCAGAGTGTGTCCGAGTCAAACTGTTCGGGTGACTTTTGGAGAGCCGATTTTGACTCAGGGTTTTGGCATCGAGAGGATCGACGATCTGATCCGCGAAGTTCGAGGAAGTTTGGTTCGGCTTGCAGTTCGATTTGACTAG
- a CDS encoding DUF3955 domain-containing protein has translation MKKFFYFVLLALIGIILLLVGENMSYVDQYGMLVDYPILVLTGACFLITGTAIIFFMIIFRVFTYAVKKQKLYLKKLD, from the coding sequence ATGAAAAAGTTTTTCTATTTTGTGCTCTTGGCTTTGATTGGGATCATACTTCTGCTAGTTGGAGAAAATATGAGCTATGTGGATCAATATGGAATGTTGGTTGACTATCCGATTCTTGTTTTAACTGGAGCATGTTTTTTGATTACTGGAACTGCAATTATTTTTTTTATGATTATTTTTAGGGTATTTACTTATGCAGTAAAAAAACAAAAACTTTATCTCAAAAAATTAGATTGA
- a CDS encoding DNA-binding transcriptional regulator, with protein sequence MNMTITEVIHQSVKGLYDIDLVDSKTMRTFDVMCLPAIRDLSPTEIKQIRIKEKLSQPVFAKYLNASASTVKKWETGEKHPAGPALKLLNIVAAKGLEALL encoded by the coding sequence ATGAATATGACAATCACAGAGGTAATTCATCAATCAGTCAAGGGTCTGTATGACATTGACCTAGTGGACTCCAAAACAATGCGCACATTCGATGTCATGTGCTTACCAGCTATTCGCGATTTGAGTCCAACTGAAATCAAGCAAATTCGAATTAAAGAAAAGTTAAGCCAACCTGTTTTTGCAAAATATCTGAATGCGAGTGCTTCCACTGTGAAAAAATGGGAGACGGGTGAGAAGCACCCTGCAGGACCAGCACTTAAACTGTTAAACATAGTTGCGGCGAAAGGACTAGAGGCTCTTCTTTGA